The following proteins are co-located in the Verrucomicrobiota bacterium genome:
- a CDS encoding FkbM family methyltransferase: MGFTGKTPDTRHRRARRRDARALVATDRAAMGALLFPGQPVYCRCMSLAGELRKLANRLDVPGFAEARRQRVPLELYRFFDRVKKLSDIRTVLDVGANTGEFARWVARCFPTATIHAFEPLTVCQSSLQQIATAHSQVQVHPLALGDSTGTVEMFQNDYAPSSSLLPMEERHKELWPKTVNARKISVPLDTLDNMAVRLALHGPAFLKLDVQGFELHVLRGATNTLRATDVVMSEVLFENLYAGQADFRTLANFLAGHGFRFLEFADERRLPPLGRLVYADAVFVKEGLKFS, encoded by the coding sequence GTGGGATTCACCGGAAAAACTCCAGACACTCGCCACCGCCGGGCACGCCGCCGTGACGCGCGGGCACTCGTCGCAACAGACCGCGCGGCAATGGGTGCGTTACTTTTCCCTGGCCAGCCCGTATACTGCCGCTGTATGAGTCTTGCTGGAGAACTTCGCAAACTGGCGAACCGCCTCGACGTGCCCGGCTTTGCCGAGGCGCGGCGGCAGCGCGTGCCGCTGGAGCTCTATCGTTTTTTTGATCGCGTAAAAAAACTGTCGGACATCCGCACCGTGCTGGATGTCGGGGCCAACACCGGCGAGTTCGCCCGCTGGGTGGCGCGGTGTTTTCCCACGGCGACGATTCACGCCTTTGAACCGTTGACGGTCTGCCAGTCGTCGTTGCAACAGATTGCCACAGCGCATTCACAAGTTCAGGTGCATCCGCTCGCGCTCGGCGATTCGACGGGAACGGTGGAGATGTTTCAGAACGACTACGCGCCGTCCAGCAGCCTGCTACCGATGGAGGAACGCCACAAGGAGCTCTGGCCGAAAACGGTGAACGCCCGAAAAATTTCCGTCCCGCTCGACACGCTGGACAACATGGCGGTGCGCCTCGCCCTTCACGGCCCGGCATTCCTCAAGCTCGACGTGCAGGGCTTTGAACTGCACGTGCTGCGCGGCGCGACTAACACTTTGCGGGCGACGGACGTGGTGATGAGCGAGGTGTTGTTCGAAAACCTTTACGCGGGCCAGGCGGATTTCCGCACGCTGGCGAATTTCCTAGCCGGGCACGGCTTCCGCTTTCTGGAATTCGCCGACGAGCGCCGCCTGCCGCCGCTGGGCAGGCTGGTGTATGCCGACGCGGTGTTTGTGAAAGAGGGGTTGAAGTTCTCGTGA
- a CDS encoding class I SAM-dependent methyltransferase, with protein sequence MQNSVSKRALWRTHLAEAQTELQRLKRELPTVEMIMAIPFLFQGKGFYRSLELKQNMTELLGLVNALRRQPLRRVCEIGTFKGGTLFIWCQLAAPDAQIISVDLPGGQFGGGYSEKSLPFFQSFRQPGQRLDCIRGSSHDAKIRDEFRRALGGAELDFLFIDGDHSYAGVKQDFEFYSQFVRRGGLIGFHDIYHRERQPDIEVHKFWSELKPGFLHEEFIEAGTERRKIGIGLLHKD encoded by the coding sequence ATGCAGAACAGTGTCTCCAAACGCGCGCTGTGGCGCACGCACCTCGCCGAGGCGCAGACCGAGCTGCAGCGGCTAAAGCGCGAGCTACCCACCGTCGAGATGATAATGGCCATACCGTTTCTCTTCCAAGGAAAGGGCTTTTACCGCTCATTGGAACTGAAGCAGAACATGACTGAGCTGCTCGGCCTTGTGAACGCGCTGCGACGCCAGCCGCTGCGACGCGTTTGTGAAATCGGCACCTTCAAAGGCGGCACGCTTTTCATCTGGTGCCAACTGGCCGCGCCGGACGCGCAAATCATCAGCGTGGATTTGCCGGGCGGGCAGTTCGGCGGCGGCTACAGCGAGAAGAGCCTGCCGTTTTTCCAGTCCTTCCGCCAGCCGGGCCAACGGCTCGACTGCATCCGCGGCAGCTCACACGACGCGAAAATTCGCGACGAGTTCCGCCGTGCGCTCGGGGGCGCGGAATTGGACTTCCTGTTCATTGACGGCGACCACTCGTATGCGGGCGTGAAGCAGGACTTTGAATTCTACTCGCAGTTCGTCCGGCGCGGCGGGCTGATCGGGTTCCATGATATTTACCATCGCGAGCGGCAGCCAGACATCGAGGTGCACAAGTTCTGGTCCGAGCTGAAGCCTGGGTTCCTCCACGAGGAATTTATCGAGGCCGGCACCGAGCGCCGTAAAATCGGCATCGGCCTGCTGCACAAGGATTGA